A part of Palaemon carinicauda isolate YSFRI2023 chromosome 8, ASM3689809v2, whole genome shotgun sequence genomic DNA contains:
- the LOC137645126 gene encoding dnaJ homolog subfamily C member 7 homolog has protein sequence MERNMIVEKFETENKEMKKVHTKNMEQLNKLKSVVCELKAEKEKLVAEKAEVHKAENKDEQKRKSLLMAGLFAQMNNSPKYEVDIFTEALSMEAHYEKETAILHVLRAEANSATENPPHIDFVLDCSMAIEKGLEGWKAYMLRGRHLVKLGIFEAALKDFETVKVKKSEKFLKIIEDTKALQKEWEEKGHYEILGLEQTATKAEIIRSFRDLSMMFHPDRHRDKPEFLQEAFEEKYRKVVNAKLILVDEGNRRDYDEELRHEKEYDHWERSGGQWYRQGPTRHQPGQWNQQRRQYNQGRPRWEDHRQYYQGPRRDQHRQGNQYYY, from the coding sequence ATGGAACGAAATATGATTGTGGAGAAGTTTGAAACTGAAAACAAAGAAATGAAGAAGGTGCATACTAAGAACatggagcaactgaataaactgaaaagTGTAGTTTGTGAACTGAAGGCAGAAAAGGAGAAGCTGGTGGCTGAGAAGGCGGAAGTTCATAAAGCTGAGAATAAGGATGAACAGAAGAGGAAAAGCTTATTGATGGCTGGATTATTTGCGCAGATGAATAACAGTCCCAAATATGAAGTAGATATTTTCACCGAAGCCCTGAGTATGGAGGCGCACTACGAAAAAGAAACAGCTATTCTGCATGTCCTTCGGGCTGAAGCGAACTCAGCCACTGAGAATCCTCCTCATATAGATTTTGTTTTGGACTGTTCAATGGCTATCGAGAAAGGTCTGGAAGGATGGAAAGCGTATATGTTACGAGGGAGGCACCTCGTCAAACTTGGCATTTTCGAAGCTGCCTTGAAGGACTTCGAAACGGTCAAGGTTAAGAAATCAGAGAAATTTCTAAAAATCATAGAAGATACTAAAGCACTGCAGAAGGAATGGGAAGAAAAGGGTCACTATGAGATTCTGGGTTTGGAACAGACGGCCACAAAGGCAGAAATTATAAGATCCTTCAGGGACTTGTCTATGATGTTCCACCCAGACAGACATCGGGACAAACCCGAATTcctacaggaggcattcgaggagaagtacaGAAAGGTGGTTAATGCTAAACTTATTCTGGTGGACGAAGGAAACCGAAGAGATTATGATGAAGAGCTACGCCATGAAAAGGAATACGATCACTGGGAGAGGAGTGGTGGTCAGTGGTATCGTCAGGGGCCAACAAGGCATCAGCCAGGGCAGTGGAATCAACAGCGTCGGCAGTATAATCAAGGACGCCCAAGATGGGAAGATCATCGTCAGTACTATCAAGGACCAAGAAGGGATCAACATCGTCAAGGGAATCAatactattattaa